From Ailuropoda melanoleuca isolate Jingjing chromosome 8, ASM200744v2, whole genome shotgun sequence, a single genomic window includes:
- the LOC100468939 gene encoding LOW QUALITY PROTEIN: olfactory receptor 52H1-like (The sequence of the model RefSeq protein was modified relative to this genomic sequence to represent the inferred CDS: inserted 1 base in 1 codon), protein MYNLSCYNPXSFILGGIPGLETFHSWIGIPFGVIYVLAIVGNGTLLYLIAVEHSLREPVFFFLAMLAATDLVLSTATVPKLLSKPWLGSQEITCSGCLTQMFFLHFSFVGDPAILLAMAFDRCVAICFPLRYTTTLTPQALIKLVVSILGRSFSAIWPDVFLLKRLPFCGTRIIPHTDCEHIGVALLSSADISVNIWYGFSVPLMTVMSDVILIAVSYTIILRAVFQLSSQGARQKALSTCGSHVCVILVFYTPAFFSIIAHRFGHSVPRNVLILFANLYVAVPPALNPVVYGVKTKQIQDKFILLFSLKKTQ, encoded by the exons ATGTATAATTTGAGCTGCTACAATC GTTCCTTTATCCTTGGGGGAATACCTGGCCTGGAGACGTTCCACAGCTGGATCGGGATTCCCTTTGGTGTCATCTATGTTCTGGCTATTGTGGGCAACGGCACCCTCCTGTACCTCATCGCCGTTGAGCACAGCCTCCGTGAGCCCGTGTTCTTCTTCCTAGCGATGCTGGCTGCCACGGACCTCGTCCTGTCCACTGCCACAGTGCCCAAACTGCTCAGTAAGCCCTGGCTGGGCTCCCAGGAAATAACCTGCTCTGGCTGTCTCACCCAGATGTTCTTCCTCCACTTCAGCTTTGTAGGGGACCCGGCTATCCTGTTGGCCATGGCATTCGATCGCTGCGTGGCCATCTGCTTCCCCCTGCGGTACACCACCACCCTGACCCCGCAGGCGCTCATTAAGCTTGTGGTGAGCATCCTTGGGAGAAGCTTCTCTGCCATCTGGCCAGATGTTTTTCTGCTGAAACGGTTACCCTTCTGTGGGACACGCATCATCCCGCACACAGACTGCGAGCATATAGGTGTTGCTCTGCTTTCCTCTGCTGACATTTCTGTCAACATCTGGTACGGATTTTCTGTGCCTCTCATGACTGTCATGTCGGATGTGATCTTAATTGCTGTTTCCTACACCATCATCCTCCGTGCTGTCTTTCAGCTCTCATCTCAGGGTGCCCGCCAAAAGGCGCTCAGCACCTGTGGCTCCCATGTCTGTGTCATCCTCGTGTTTTACACACCTGCCTTCTTCTCCATCATTGCCCATCGCTTTGGGCACAGTGTCCCTCGAAATGTGCTCATCCTGTTTGCCAACCTTTATGTGGCCGTCCCCCCTGCTCTAAATCCTGTGGTCTATGGAGTGAAGACCAAGCAGATCCAGGACAAATttattctcctcttctctttgaagaagacacaataA
- the LOC100475258 gene encoding olfactory receptor 52H1: MATFNLSGFNPGPLILLGIPGLEEFHVWIGILFFIIYLVALAGNSVLLYLISMERSLHEPMFFFLSMLAATDIILSNTCVPKAFSIFWLGPQEITFPACLTQMFFLHYSFAMDSAILLAMAFDRYVAICFPLRYTTILTRQIITKIVMAIVSRSFCIIFPCVFLVKRLPFCRTLIIPHTYCEHIGVAQLACADISINIWYGFAVPVMTVTSDLILIGISYTLILRAIFNLPSRDARQKALNTCGSHVCVILIFYTPALFSVLTHRFGHNIPRSFHILAANLYVAIPPALNPIVYGVKTKQIRQKIILSFFPQWNQ; the protein is encoded by the coding sequence ATGGCCACATTCAACTTGAGCGGCTTCAACCCGGGCCCACTCATCCTACTGGGAATCCCGGGGCTGGAGGAATTTCATGTCTGGATAGGGATTCTCTTCTTTATTATCTACCTTGTGGCCCTTGCAGGCAACAGCGTCCTTCTCTACCTTATTTCCATGGAGCGCAGCCTTCATGAGCCcatgttctttttcctctccatGCTGGCTGCTACAGATATCATCCTGTCTAATACATGTGTACCCAAAGCATTCAGCATCTTCTGGCTAGGTCCTCAGGAAATCACCTTTCCTGCGTGCCTTACTCAGATGTTCTTTCTCCACTACAGCTTTGCTATGGATTCTGCCATTCTGCTGGCTATGGCATTTGATCGCTATGTTGCTATTTGCTTCCCGCTAAGATATACCACTATTCTCACCCGTCAGATTATCACTAAGATTGTAATGGCTATTGTCAGCAGGAGCTTTTGTATCATCTTCCCATGTGTGTTCCTAGTAAAGCGACTGCCTTTTTGCCGAACACTCATCATTCCACACACATACTGTGAGCACATAGGTGTTGCCCAACTCGCCTGTGCGGACATCTCCATCAACATCTGGTATGGTTTTGCTGTACCTGTAATGACTGTAACATCAGACCTGATCCTTATTGGCATCTCCTACACTCTCATCCTTCGTGCCATCTTTAACCTTCCATCCCGAGATGCCCGCCAGAAAGCCCTCAACACGTGTGGTTCCCATGTTTGTGTCATTCTTATATTCTATACACCAGCCCTGTTCTCTGTCCTCACCCACCGTTTTGGTCACAATATTCCTCGCTCCTTCCACATACTGGCTGCCAACCTCTATGTAGCCATCCCTCCTGCACTCAACCCAATCGTCTATGGGGTGAAGACAAAGCAGATCCGGCAAAAAATCATCTTATCCTTCTTCCCTCAATGGAACCAGTGA